In Candidatus Poribacteria bacterium, the following are encoded in one genomic region:
- a CDS encoding TIGR01458 family HAD-type hydrolase encodes MQKISPTRPKAFLIDMDGTLYFKGEPCPGAIETVNYLRQEKYQLRFLTNTTAKTPKMLHAQMQALGFDIYEDEIFNATYACLQYLRSRPRASCHFMVDDAVKAFFTEIPVDDDAPDFVVVGDYGEGFDFHALNHAFRLLMNGAELIALQKNLYWFSAEGMFLDCGAFVTLLEAAADKTATVMGKPSETFFKIALESLQLSASEAVVVGDDITSDIVGAQTTGMRSILVKTGKFKPSQLENPVVKPTWVLNSIAELPNMF; translated from the coding sequence ATGCAGAAAATATCACCAACGCGCCCTAAGGCTTTTTTGATTGACATGGATGGAACGCTCTATTTTAAAGGCGAACCTTGCCCCGGCGCAATCGAAACTGTCAACTACCTACGTCAGGAGAAATATCAACTCCGGTTTTTGACGAATACAACTGCTAAAACCCCGAAGATGCTTCACGCGCAGATGCAAGCACTCGGTTTCGATATCTACGAAGATGAGATATTCAATGCAACTTACGCCTGTCTCCAATACTTACGCTCGCGGCCTCGGGCAAGTTGCCACTTCATGGTCGATGATGCCGTCAAAGCGTTTTTCACAGAGATACCCGTAGATGACGATGCTCCCGATTTTGTCGTTGTCGGAGACTACGGCGAAGGGTTTGATTTTCACGCTTTAAATCATGCCTTTCGTTTATTGATGAACGGTGCTGAACTCATAGCGTTGCAGAAGAATCTCTATTGGTTTTCTGCTGAAGGCATGTTCTTGGATTGCGGCGCATTCGTAACACTTCTGGAGGCAGCCGCAGACAAAACCGCTACGGTCATGGGCAAACCGAGTGAGACGTTTTTCAAAATCGCGCTTGAGAGTCTTCAACTTTCCGCAAGTGAAGCAGTTGTGGTAGGCGACGACATCACTTCCGACATCGTTGGGGCGCAAACAACGGGGATGCGGAGTATCTTGGTTAAAACTGGAAAGTTTAAACCCAGTCAATTGGAAAACCCTGTTGTGAAACCGACATGGGTGCTTAATAGCATTGCAGAATTACCCAATATGTTCTAG
- a CDS encoding Gfo/Idh/MocA family oxidoreductase yields MYKTAFLGCGGRARAHASAYRFVKRGKIAAICDMNEELLNKFGDDFDVSSRYTDLDEMLEKEKPDVLHIVTAPVLRGTNQRIRYSLMKQASDHGVPAAIVEKPIAVESEDWKQIAGLAEETKTKFVVNTQLNFHPQNLELKRDVAEGRIGEIKFIDASARSTPVDQAPHVLQLVSSYIDNSRPVRVLGQISGREQLDSAQPSPMHAAGQAIYENGLHVSLAFGTGMGTLASDSESTVAHKRVFVVGTKGFVHWRFSSWERATPEGGYEGGPLNYGEQDIAAQGNLTEAVFDWLDDENNVHPTHLKQSLAEFNLLLGLYYSGITNEIIDLPFEPPDGLMDSLREKL; encoded by the coding sequence ATGTATAAAACTGCGTTCTTAGGGTGTGGGGGGCGCGCCCGTGCGCACGCGAGTGCCTACCGTTTTGTCAAACGCGGCAAAATCGCTGCAATCTGCGATATGAACGAGGAGTTACTCAATAAATTTGGAGACGACTTCGACGTTTCCTCACGCTACACCGACCTTGATGAGATGCTTGAGAAGGAAAAACCGGATGTGCTTCACATCGTCACTGCGCCGGTGCTGCGGGGGACTAACCAACGGATTCGGTATTCGCTGATGAAACAGGCATCCGATCACGGCGTGCCAGCGGCGATCGTCGAAAAACCGATTGCCGTTGAGAGCGAGGATTGGAAACAGATTGCGGGGTTAGCGGAAGAGACGAAAACAAAGTTTGTCGTCAATACGCAACTTAACTTTCATCCCCAAAACTTGGAATTGAAGCGGGATGTCGCAGAAGGTAGAATCGGTGAGATTAAGTTCATTGATGCCAGTGCACGCAGCACGCCGGTGGATCAGGCACCGCATGTGCTGCAGTTAGTATCGTCCTACATTGACAACTCGCGTCCGGTCCGTGTGTTGGGTCAAATCTCGGGGAGAGAGCAGTTGGATTCCGCGCAGCCGTCTCCGATGCATGCCGCTGGACAAGCCATATATGAGAACGGTCTTCACGTCTCTCTTGCGTTTGGTACCGGCATGGGGACGTTGGCATCGGACAGTGAGAGTACTGTTGCGCATAAACGTGTCTTTGTTGTGGGAACAAAGGGCTTTGTCCATTGGCGTTTCAGTAGTTGGGAACGCGCAACGCCTGAAGGTGGCTACGAAGGCGGTCCGCTGAACTATGGCGAACAAGACATAGCTGCACAGGGCAACCTCACGGAGGCTGTCTTTGACTGGCTCGACGATGAGAACAACGTGCATCCGACACATCTCAAGCAATCCCTCGCGGAGTTCAACCTCCTCTTAGGGCTTTACTACAGCGGGATCACAAACGAAATTATTGACCTCCCGTTTGAACCGCCTGATGGTTTGATGGATTCACTCCGAGAAAAGTTGTAA
- a CDS encoding Gfo/Idh/MocA family oxidoreductase, with amino-acid sequence MYKTAFLGCGGRARAHADAYRFVKRGKIGAICDMNEELLNSFGDDFEISSRYTDLDEMLEKEKPDVLHIVTAPVLRGTNQRIRYSLMKQASDAGVPAAIVEKPIAVESEDWKQLAGLAEETETKFVVNTQLNFHPKNLELKRDVAEGRIGDIKFIDASARSTPVDQAPHVLQLVSSYIDNSRPVRVLGQVSGGQDLDSTQPSPMHAAAQALYANGLHVSLAFGTGLGQKVPKEPDAGNHTHKRVFVVGTKGFVHWRFSSWERATPEGGYESGPLDYGEQDVIAQGNLTEAVFDWLDDESNVHPTHLKQSLAEFNLLLGIYYSGVTNEIIDLPFEPPDGLIDILREKL; translated from the coding sequence ATGTACAAAACTGCGTTCTTAGGGTGTGGCGGTCGTGCCCGTGCGCACGCGGATGCTTACCGCTTCGTCAAACGCGGCAAAATCGGTGCAATCTGCGATATGAATGAAGAACTACTCAACAGCTTCGGAGACGACTTTGAGATTTCATCACGATATACTGACCTTGATGAGATGCTTGAAAAAGAGAAACCGGATGTGCTTCACATTGTCACGGCACCGGTGTTACGCGGCACCAACCAACGGATTCGGTATTCGCTGATGAAACAGGCATCCGATGCAGGTGTGCCAGCGGCAATTGTGGAAAAGCCGATTGCCGTTGAAAGCGAGGACTGGAAACAACTTGCCGGATTAGCGGAAGAGACAGAAACGAAGTTTGTTGTTAACACACAACTCAATTTCCACCCGAAGAACCTGGAATTGAAGCGGGATGTCGCAGAAGGCAGAATCGGCGACATCAAGTTTATTGATGCCAGCGCACGGAGTACGCCGGTAGACCAGGCACCCCATGTGCTGCAACTTGTCTCTTCCTACATCGACAACTCACGTCCAGTGCGGGTGCTCGGACAGGTTTCTGGCGGCCAGGATTTGGATTCCACGCAGCCTTCCCCGATGCATGCTGCCGCTCAGGCTTTATATGCAAACGGTCTTCACGTCTCTCTTGCCTTTGGGACAGGTTTAGGACAGAAAGTGCCTAAAGAACCGGATGCGGGTAACCACACGCACAAACGGGTCTTTGTCGTCGGAACGAAAGGGTTCGTGCACTGGCGGTTTAGCAGTTGGGAGCGTGCAACGCCAGAGGGGGGTTACGAAAGCGGGCCACTTGACTACGGCGAGCAGGATGTCATCGCACAAGGTAACCTCACCGAAGCCGTTTTCGATTGGCTTGACGATGAGAGCAATGTGCATCCGACACATCTCAAGCAATCTCTTGCGGAGTTCAACCTACTTTTAGGGATCTACTACAGCGGCGTAACAAATGAGATTATAGATCTACCGTTTGAACCGCCTGATGGGTTGATTGATATCCTCCGAGAGAAGTTATAA
- a CDS encoding phytanoyl-CoA dioxygenase family protein has product MGTHSERFAEQGYLVVKSALLAADLAPLIAVVSEVVDKRATELYNEGVIFDTYEEMSFEHRWYALLKACERENEVFGWHTLVFSEALFNLITHPKILDVLELLIGSDIQFNGDFWVRPKLPNEKLTTLPWHQDSAYMPHTENDTHLTVWLPLVDVKTENGALQFLPGSHKSGLQTYHRIPGEAFAVPVLPPTSSNTDIDTLEMQKGDLLVFNNLVFHRSLFNRSDMIRWSVDFRFSPTGTSLDGLWHEVIACPARESATRQCPTSWQTWSAQWEASPHKDRFV; this is encoded by the coding sequence ATGGGAACACATTCTGAAAGATTTGCGGAACAGGGTTATCTTGTCGTGAAATCGGCACTACTTGCAGCGGATCTCGCTCCGTTAATCGCTGTTGTCTCTGAAGTCGTTGACAAACGCGCCACTGAGCTCTATAACGAAGGGGTCATCTTCGACACCTATGAAGAAATGTCCTTTGAGCATCGCTGGTACGCTCTGCTAAAGGCGTGTGAAAGGGAAAATGAAGTCTTTGGCTGGCATACGCTTGTCTTTAGCGAAGCCCTCTTCAACCTGATAACCCATCCGAAGATCTTAGATGTGTTAGAACTTCTTATCGGGAGCGATATTCAATTCAACGGCGACTTTTGGGTGCGTCCGAAACTCCCGAACGAAAAACTGACGACGCTCCCTTGGCACCAAGACAGTGCGTATATGCCGCACACCGAAAATGATACGCATCTGACGGTGTGGCTTCCATTAGTCGATGTCAAAACAGAGAACGGTGCTTTGCAATTCCTACCCGGTAGCCACAAGTCGGGTTTACAAACGTATCACCGCATTCCGGGTGAAGCGTTTGCTGTCCCCGTTCTTCCACCTACTTCATCAAATACCGATATTGATACTTTAGAGATGCAAAAAGGCGACCTGCTCGTTTTTAACAATCTGGTCTTCCATCGGTCGCTGTTCAACCGCAGCGATATGATCCGTTGGTCAGTAGATTTTCGGTTCAGTCCAACCGGTACTTCATTAGACGGGTTGTGGCACGAAGTGATTGCGTGTCCCGCTCGTGAAAGTGCAACTCGGCAGTGTCCAACATCTTGGCAGACGTGGTCCGCACAGTGGGAAGCCAGTCCACACAAGGATCGATTTGTTTAG
- a CDS encoding Gfo/Idh/MocA family oxidoreductase: protein MYKTAMLGCGGRARAHADAYRFVKGGKLAAVCDMNEELLNKFGDDFGISSRYTDLDEMLEKEKPDVLHIVTAPVLRGSNERIRYPLMKQASDAGVPAAIVEKPIAVESEDWKQIAGLAEETQTKFVVNTQLNFHPQNLELKADVAAGRIGEIKFIDASARSTPVDQGPHVLQLVSSYIDNSRPVRVLGQISGGDHLDSAQPSPQYASARVQYENGLHVSVAFGTAIAPTASDDPVVFFHKRVFVVGTTGFVHWRFSSWERSTHEGGYEGGPLNYGEQDVIAQGNLTEAVFDWLDDERKVHPTHLKQSLAEFNLLLGIYYSGITNEVIELPFDPPDGLMDQLRDRL, encoded by the coding sequence GTGTATAAAACCGCAATGTTAGGGTGTGGGGGCCGCGCCCGCGCACATGCAGATGCCTACCGCTTCGTTAAAGGTGGTAAACTCGCAGCAGTCTGCGATATGAATGAAGAACTACTCAACAAATTCGGAGACGATTTCGGTATCTCCTCGCGTTACACTGATTTAGACGAGATGCTTGAAAAGGAGAAACCCGATGTGCTTCACATCGTCACCGCACCGGTGCTACGAGGTAGTAACGAGCGTATTCGTTACCCGCTGATGAAACAGGCATCCGATGCAGGTGTGCCAGCAGCAATTGTGGAAAAGCCGATTGCTGTTGAAAGTGAAGACTGGAAGCAGATCGCAGGGTTGGCAGAAGAGACACAAACGAAGTTCGTCGTCAATACACAACTCAATTTCCACCCCCAAAACTTGGAATTGAAAGCAGATGTCGCGGCGGGCCGTATCGGCGAGATTAAGTTCATTGATGCCAGTGCACGCAGCACACCGGTTGACCAAGGTCCGCACGTGCTGCAGTTGGTGTCCTCTTATATTGATAACTCGCGTCCGGTCCGTGTCCTCGGGCAAATCTCTGGCGGTGATCACTTGGATTCAGCCCAACCCTCCCCCCAATATGCCAGCGCACGCGTGCAGTACGAAAACGGGCTCCACGTCTCCGTGGCATTCGGGACAGCCATCGCGCCGACTGCGTCCGATGACCCGGTCGTCTTTTTCCACAAACGTGTCTTTGTCGTAGGGACGACAGGTTTCGTGCATTGGCGTTTCAGCAGTTGGGAACGCTCAACCCATGAAGGCGGTTATGAAGGCGGTCCGCTGAACTATGGTGAGCAGGATGTCATTGCACAAGGCAACCTCACCGAGGCAGTCTTTGATTGGCTCGACGACGAGCGTAAAGTTCACCCGACGCATCTCAAACAATCGCTCGCGGAGTTCAACTTGCTCTTGGGAATTTACTATAGCGGCATCACCAATGAAGTGATTGAACTCCCGTTTGATCCACCTGATGGATTGATGGATCAACTGAGAGACAGATTGTAA
- a CDS encoding SDR family oxidoreductase, whose product MDLGLNGKRAIVTGGSRGIGKQCALALAREGVHVCIAARTQETLNQALTEINQTGHKGHAVAADLTTQANCERVVQATIDRFGGVDILVNNVGAARNADILELSPELIDDALALKTYSYLRMSQLVIPYMKENQWGRIINIAGSAGTSPTRGNIPTGAANITILNITRALSDAVAADGILVNTVCPGLTNTGRARTQQGARAEREGRDVEELLQALGQELPAGRIAEPEEVANVVTFLASETCSYMFGTALYMDGGKRRATP is encoded by the coding sequence ATGGATTTAGGACTCAACGGCAAACGCGCAATTGTTACGGGTGGTAGTCGAGGCATCGGTAAGCAGTGCGCACTTGCGCTTGCACGCGAGGGGGTTCATGTCTGTATCGCTGCCCGAACTCAAGAAACCCTGAACCAAGCCCTCACGGAAATAAATCAGACTGGACATAAAGGGCACGCCGTTGCCGCAGACTTAACGACACAAGCCAATTGTGAAAGGGTCGTGCAGGCGACAATTGATCGCTTCGGTGGTGTTGATATCCTCGTCAATAACGTCGGTGCTGCTCGGAATGCCGATATTCTGGAACTGTCGCCGGAACTGATTGATGATGCCCTCGCATTGAAAACTTATAGTTATCTACGAATGTCCCAATTAGTGATTCCCTACATGAAAGAAAACCAGTGGGGCAGAATTATCAATATCGCAGGTTCAGCAGGTACAAGTCCGACCCGCGGGAACATACCGACCGGAGCTGCCAATATCACTATTCTGAATATAACGCGCGCACTCTCGGATGCCGTCGCCGCGGATGGCATCTTGGTAAATACGGTTTGTCCGGGATTGACCAATACGGGTCGCGCCCGTACACAACAAGGTGCCAGAGCCGAACGTGAAGGCCGCGATGTTGAAGAATTACTGCAGGCACTTGGACAAGAGCTTCCCGCGGGGCGCATCGCAGAACCGGAGGAGGTTGCAAATGTTGTGACCTTCTTAGCCTCTGAAACTTGCTCCTATATGTTTGGGACCGCACTTTATATGGATGGTGGTAAGCGACGCGCAACACCGTAA
- a CDS encoding LamG domain-containing protein yields the protein MLNVKVITIALSLMLMLGVSLTGSAEITEDMIAAAWLFDGDAEDVSGNGFDGEVKGGKFVGGKIGDAIELNGSDEWIEIPKRIGEFEEITFAHWVKSTGRESQWRVFFNVNGWKAGDIHYQLAPNNKVEFSINGNPGGNDSFANYMVAGDEMDKWVHIATAYSAKEKKIRFYANGELDIEHEWGGNPGILDPARIGDWNQQRQWEGLIDEFIIFNTVLDEGDIQAVMDDGLETTLAVDPKEKLAVTWGSLKK from the coding sequence TTGTTAAACGTAAAGGTTATTACAATTGCCCTCAGCCTGATGCTCATGTTGGGTGTGAGTCTAACCGGCTCTGCTGAGATTACTGAAGATATGATCGCAGCGGCGTGGCTGTTTGATGGTGATGCGGAAGACGTTTCGGGTAACGGATTTGATGGCGAAGTCAAAGGTGGCAAGTTTGTCGGTGGCAAAATCGGCGATGCGATCGAACTCAACGGCTCAGATGAGTGGATCGAAATTCCGAAACGGATCGGCGAGTTTGAAGAAATTACTTTCGCGCATTGGGTTAAATCTACAGGACGGGAATCGCAGTGGCGCGTTTTCTTCAACGTCAACGGCTGGAAAGCAGGCGACATCCACTATCAGCTTGCTCCGAACAATAAAGTCGAATTTTCCATTAACGGTAATCCAGGTGGCAACGACTCCTTCGCGAACTATATGGTAGCAGGTGATGAAATGGATAAATGGGTCCACATCGCAACTGCATACAGTGCGAAGGAGAAGAAAATCCGTTTTTACGCTAACGGTGAACTCGATATCGAACACGAGTGGGGTGGAAACCCTGGTATCCTCGACCCTGCCCGAATTGGGGACTGGAATCAACAGAGACAGTGGGAAGGGTTAATAGACGAGTTCATCATCTTCAACACTGTTCTTGATGAAGGCGATATCCAAGCTGTTATGGATGACGGTTTGGAAACAACGCTCGCTGTAGACCCAAAAGAGAAATTGGCTGTTACATGGGGCAGTCTAAAAAAATAA
- a CDS encoding Gfo/Idh/MocA family oxidoreductase — translation MYKTAMLGCGGRARGHADAYRFVKRGKLAAICDMDEERLNTFGDNFGISSRYTDLDEMLEKEKPDVLHIVTSPVIPSSEERLRYPLMKQASDHGVPAAIIEKPVAIEGEDWKQIAGLAEETKTKFVVNTQLNFHPKNLALKRDVTEGRIGEIRFIDASARSRAAEQGGHVLQLVSSYIDDAHPVRVLGQIAGSEHLNSAGGHPGPTHAAAQVLYENGVHVSIAFGTEMAQMASDDPGIYGHKRVLVVGTKGFVHWRFSSWERSTLDGGYESGPLNYGEQDVVAQANFTEAIFDWLEDENSAHPTHLKQSLVENNLILGMYHSGITNEIIELPFEPPDGLMDALREKL, via the coding sequence ATGTACAAAACTGCGATGTTAGGGTGTGGCGGGCGCGCTCGCGGGCACGCAGATGCGTATCGCTTCGTCAAACGCGGCAAACTCGCCGCCATCTGCGATATGGACGAAGAACGCCTCAACACCTTCGGGGATAACTTCGGTATATCTTCGCGTTACACCGACTTAGACGAGATGCTTGAAAAAGAGAAACCGGATGTGCTTCACATCGTCACAAGCCCTGTGATTCCGAGTAGTGAGGAACGTCTCCGGTATCCGTTGATGAAACAGGCATCCGACCACGGTGTCCCAGCGGCGATTATCGAAAAGCCGGTCGCCATTGAAGGCGAGGATTGGAAACAGATTGCGGGGTTAGCGGAAGAGACAAAAACGAAATTTGTTGTCAATACACAACTCAATTTCCACCCGAAAAACTTGGCGTTAAAAAGAGATGTCACCGAAGGACGGATCGGCGAAATTCGGTTTATTGATGCCAGTGCGCGTAGTAGAGCCGCCGAGCAGGGCGGACATGTGCTACAATTGGTGTCCTCCTACATTGATGACGCACATCCGGTAAGGGTTCTTGGACAAATCGCTGGCAGCGAGCATTTAAATTCTGCGGGTGGGCATCCCGGTCCGACACATGCTGCCGCTCAGGTTTTGTATGAGAACGGTGTCCATGTCTCTATTGCGTTTGGTACGGAGATGGCACAAATGGCATCCGATGACCCGGGTATCTACGGGCACAAACGTGTGCTTGTTGTCGGGACGAAGGGCTTTGTACATTGGCGTTTCAGCAGTTGGGAACGTTCAACATTGGACGGTGGCTATGAGAGCGGTCCACTGAACTACGGGGAGCAAGATGTTGTTGCACAGGCTAATTTCACCGAAGCCATCTTTGATTGGTTAGAGGATGAGAATAGTGCGCATCCGACGCATCTCAAGCAATCCCTCGTTGAGAATAACCTCATCTTAGGGATGTACCACAGCGGGATCACAAACGAGATTATCGAACTCCCATTTGAACCCCCCGATGGGTTAATGGACGCGCTTCGAGAGAAGTTGTAA
- a CDS encoding Gfo/Idh/MocA family oxidoreductase encodes MTNQITQLGVVGCGWAGCRAIEAANATSRLNVIAIAERDATRRAQAGDDNAVSHRYADYRDLLDNSAVEAVYLATSPDGRLQQVLDTLSAGKHVLVQKPHAIRAPEILEMEAAAQAAEKTLQFCYFMRHFPNNRKIRRAVLNGAIGDLYHARVFGKYNFIPDFDENSRWLHVYGQKGGSLGQHYSHELNLTWWWMGCPKPEWAFAAKHVLYPQYDGPEGAAEDYFTGLLGCEGGKTIQIDCSRMSHSDSGSVVELYGTTGAITNGGISRFKDGEFIREAIDEPLEIDHGELPEEVHVFYYELNHFGMAIAGEVAPDVAAPDAYTFMQILDALYDSAKNGEKVHISS; translated from the coding sequence ATGACGAATCAAATTACGCAACTCGGTGTCGTTGGGTGTGGATGGGCAGGGTGTCGTGCCATTGAGGCTGCGAATGCGACCTCTCGACTGAACGTTATCGCGATTGCAGAGCGCGACGCAACCCGTCGCGCGCAGGCTGGCGATGATAATGCCGTGTCACATCGCTACGCTGACTATCGCGATCTCCTTGACAATTCTGCTGTTGAAGCCGTTTACCTCGCGACTTCTCCTGATGGTCGATTGCAGCAAGTCTTGGATACGCTCAGTGCCGGTAAGCACGTCTTGGTACAAAAGCCGCATGCCATCCGTGCGCCTGAAATTTTAGAGATGGAGGCGGCGGCACAAGCAGCCGAGAAAACGCTCCAATTCTGCTACTTTATGCGCCACTTTCCGAACAATCGAAAGATTCGGCGCGCCGTGCTGAACGGTGCAATCGGGGACCTCTATCACGCCCGCGTCTTTGGGAAATACAATTTCATCCCTGACTTTGATGAGAACAGTCGCTGGTTGCATGTCTATGGACAGAAGGGTGGTTCGTTAGGGCAGCACTACTCACACGAACTCAATCTGACGTGGTGGTGGATGGGGTGTCCGAAACCGGAGTGGGCGTTTGCTGCGAAGCACGTCCTTTACCCGCAATATGACGGCCCCGAAGGCGCGGCGGAGGACTATTTCACCGGTCTGCTCGGCTGCGAAGGTGGGAAAACAATTCAGATTGACTGCTCTCGGATGAGTCACTCGGATTCCGGGAGTGTTGTGGAACTTTACGGTACGACCGGGGCAATTACAAACGGCGGCATATCGCGTTTCAAAGACGGTGAGTTTATCCGGGAAGCAATTGATGAACCGCTTGAGATTGATCACGGTGAGCTGCCTGAAGAGGTACATGTCTTCTACTATGAACTCAACCACTTCGGCATGGCGATCGCGGGTGAGGTGGCACCTGATGTCGCTGCGCCAGATGCCTATACTTTTATGCAAATCTTAGATGCACTTTACGACAGTGCGAAGAACGGTGAGAAAGTCCACATCTCCTCGTAG
- a CDS encoding Gfo/Idh/MocA family oxidoreductase — protein MYKTAILGCRGRARAHANAYQFVKRGKLAAICDMNEERLSEFGDEFDISSRYTDLDAMLEKEKPDVLHIVTAPVLRGTSERIRYPLMKQASDHGVPAVIIEKPIAVESEDWKQIAGLAEETKTKFAINTQLNFHPKNLELKQDVAEGRIGEIKFIDASARSTPVDQGPHVLQLVSSYIDNARPVRVLGQIAGSEGLDSDQPSPMHAAGQVLYENGLHVSVAFGTGMGTTASDNPGIYGHKRVFVVGTKGFVHWRFSSWERATPEGGYEGGPLNYGEQNSVAQANLTEAVFDWLDDENNVHPTHLKQSLAEFNLLLGLYYSGITNQIIDLPFEPPDGLMDSLREKL, from the coding sequence ATGTATAAAACTGCGATATTAGGATGTAGGGGTCGCGCCCGTGCACATGCAAATGCTTACCAATTCGTCAAACGCGGTAAACTCGCGGCAATCTGCGATATGAACGAAGAACGACTCAGCGAATTCGGAGACGAATTCGATATCTCTTCACGCTACACCGATTTAGACGCGATGCTTGAGAAAGAGAAGCCGGATGTTCTCCATATCGTCACCGCCCCCGTGTTGCGGGGGACAAGTGAACGCATCCGCTATCCGCTGATGAAACAGGCATCCGATCACGGGGTGCCAGCAGTGATCATTGAAAAACCGATTGCCGTTGAAAGTGAAGATTGGAAGCAAATTGCCGGGTTGGCAGAGGAGACGAAAACGAAGTTTGCCATTAATACACAACTCAACTTCCACCCGAAAAATCTGGAATTAAAACAGGATGTTGCGGAAGGACGGATCGGCGAGATTAAGTTCATCGATGCCAGCGCGCGTAGCACGCCGGTTGACCAGGGGCCGCATGTGCTGCAATTAGTGTCCTCCTATATTGACAACGCACGTCCGGTTCGGGTGCTTGGACAAATCGCTGGCAGCGAGGGTTTGGATTCAGATCAACCGTCTCCGATGCATGCCGCTGGACAGGTTTTGTATGAGAACGGTCTTCACGTCTCTGTGGCGTTCGGGACAGGTATGGGGACAACGGCATCCGATAACCCGGGTATCTACGGACACAAACGGGTCTTTGTCGTGGGAACAAAAGGCTTCGTGCATTGGCGTTTCAGTAGTTGGGAGCGTGCAACACCAGAAGGAGGCTATGAAGGCGGTCCACTCAACTACGGCGAGCAAAATAGCGTTGCGCAGGCGAACCTCACTGAAGCTGTTTTTGATTGGTTAGATGATGAGAACAACGTGCATCCGACACATCTCAAGCAATCGCTCGCAGAGTTCAACCTGCTTTTAGGACTGTACTATAGTGGCATAACGAACCAGATTATTGACCTCCCATTTGAACCGCCTGATGGGTTAATGGATTCGCTCCGAGAAAAGTTGTAA
- a CDS encoding ABC transporter substrate-binding protein yields MSMRIFILISVILLTALTGCERVNQVVQPDATTTPTEATLKIGVIQPSNTFTTFSQGAETARAQINEKGGILGMQVEFISRNNQPIASEPPTPEASVTAAKELIEMEDVFALLGPVYSSNSVEVGPIAQQAQRLMLPGSSGSNVPAVGDYVFLITVPNPFQGKVMAGFAMNPNELGAKTAATIIEEGDAYTIDLVAAFEAAFQANGGEIVYSGAYTVGDTNFTTLLTEIHEATPDVIFCPGFQPEVPSLINEARKIGITGTFLGGSAWDDRERFLSILDDNSVLDGSYYPTNFSVATQDADVQEFVSGYTALFGSPPDGIAASGYDAMRLLGRAIETAGSLDRAAVRDAFAAVSGYKGATTISHYDENRHPVKSLAIQVIQNGQVEHYKVVEP; encoded by the coding sequence ATGTCTATGAGAATTTTTATCTTAATTTCAGTTATTCTGCTCACTGCTCTAACAGGGTGCGAACGCGTGAATCAGGTAGTTCAGCCCGATGCTACCACCACCCCGACAGAAGCGACATTAAAAATTGGTGTGATCCAACCGTCTAACACTTTTACGACCTTCAGCCAAGGTGCTGAAACCGCTCGTGCTCAAATTAATGAAAAGGGCGGGATACTCGGTATGCAGGTAGAATTTATCAGTCGAAACAATCAACCCATCGCGAGTGAACCGCCGACACCGGAAGCCAGCGTCACTGCCGCAAAAGAACTCATTGAAATGGAAGATGTCTTTGCCCTCCTGGGTCCCGTTTACTCCAGCAATTCCGTCGAAGTCGGTCCGATCGCGCAACAGGCACAGCGACTTATGCTTCCGGGTTCCAGCGGTTCAAATGTGCCAGCAGTCGGGGATTACGTCTTTCTTATTACAGTGCCGAACCCATTTCAAGGGAAAGTGATGGCGGGTTTCGCCATGAACCCGAATGAGCTTGGCGCGAAAACGGCAGCAACGATTATCGAGGAAGGCGATGCCTACACGATTGATCTCGTAGCGGCGTTCGAGGCGGCTTTTCAGGCAAATGGTGGAGAAATCGTTTACAGTGGTGCCTATACCGTAGGCGATACCAACTTCACCACACTGCTCACAGAAATTCACGAGGCAACGCCTGATGTTATTTTCTGTCCCGGTTTTCAACCGGAAGTGCCATCGTTGATAAATGAAGCACGGAAAATCGGTATCACAGGGACCTTCCTCGGTGGGAGCGCGTGGGATGATAGAGAACGCTTCCTCAGTATCTTAGACGATAACAGTGTATTGGATGGCAGCTACTATCCGACTAATTTCTCGGTTGCGACACAGGACGCGGATGTGCAGGAATTTGTGAGTGGTTACACTGCCCTCTTCGGAAGTCCACCGGATGGCATCGCCGCGTCGGGCTACGATGCGATGCGACTCTTGGGACGTGCGATAGAGACAGCAGGTTCACTTGACCGCGCTGCGGTTCGCGATGCATTCGCTGCAGTCAGCGGCTACAAAGGAGCGACGACCATTTCGCATTACGATGAGAACCGCCACCCCGTCAAAAGCCTCGCAATTCAAGTGATCCAAAACGGACAGGTTGAACACTACAAAGTTGTGGAACCGTAG